A stretch of the Sulfurimonas sp. hsl 1-7 genome encodes the following:
- the rbfA gene encoding 30S ribosome-binding factor RbfA, translating to MTEAQIKLKRTESVLEELIPEALSQLNDGRLHELSVTAVKCSRGRSDAKVYVDPSYFNEAEKKLLLKQLKKARPIIEDYCMKDQGWFKSPKLAFEFDEHLKKTQTIEELFKKIAKDTKEEE from the coding sequence ATGACTGAAGCACAGATCAAACTTAAACGTACAGAATCGGTTCTTGAGGAACTGATTCCAGAAGCACTTTCACAACTTAACGATGGGCGTTTACATGAGTTAAGCGTAACAGCTGTTAAATGTTCACGCGGTAGAAGTGATGCGAAAGTATATGTAGACCCTTCATACTTCAATGAAGCAGAAAAAAAACTTTTATTAAAACAACTCAAAAAAGCAAGACCAATTATTGAAGATTATTGTATGAAAGATCAAGGTTGGTTTAAATCACCGAAACTTGCTTTTGAGTTTGATGAACACCTTAAAAAAACACAAACAATCGAAGAGTTATTTAAAAAAATAGCAAAAGATACAAAAGAGGAAGAGTAA
- the ribD gene encoding bifunctional diaminohydroxyphosphoribosylaminopyrimidine deaminase/5-amino-6-(5-phosphoribosylamino)uracil reductase RibD, translating into MEIDHKFYMNLALQEAWKYQVLTYPNPAVGCCVVGKYGEILAVEAHHKAGEPHAEVNALQKAYYKLTNNQEILELSASQDIHTFLIKNHNNLFKECSVYTTLEPCSHIGKTPSCANLLSSLGVKKVYVGANDFNEEAAQGNEILQKHNVEVETQVLEKESSDLLLPFKKYIEGRFVFFKWAQRLNGTFDQGSISSQESKKQVHAMRDRCDLMIIGGNTVRVDKPTLDARLVNGKAPDVLIISREKEFDQTIPLFGVENRKVFIADNFELIKEYKNIMIEGGDTLYSLTKEFVDLYLCYLAPKIGGKRVFENIDDELEILNADKAGEDIIMWMKRRGK; encoded by the coding sequence ATGGAAATAGATCATAAGTTTTATATGAACCTTGCCTTGCAAGAGGCTTGGAAATATCAAGTTCTTACTTATCCAAATCCGGCAGTCGGTTGCTGTGTTGTTGGAAAATATGGCGAGATTTTGGCTGTTGAAGCACACCACAAAGCGGGTGAGCCACACGCTGAAGTAAATGCTCTGCAAAAAGCTTACTACAAACTGACAAATAATCAAGAAATATTAGAACTCTCTGCTTCACAAGATATTCACACATTTTTAATTAAAAATCATAATAACCTTTTTAAAGAGTGTAGTGTTTATACAACTCTTGAACCATGCTCACATATCGGTAAAACTCCATCTTGTGCGAATTTACTAAGTAGCTTGGGTGTAAAAAAAGTATATGTCGGTGCAAATGACTTCAATGAAGAAGCTGCACAAGGCAATGAGATACTGCAGAAGCATAATGTGGAAGTTGAGACACAGGTTTTAGAAAAAGAGAGTAGTGACTTACTCCTGCCATTTAAAAAGTATATTGAGGGAAGATTTGTATTTTTTAAATGGGCACAAAGGTTAAACGGAACTTTCGATCAGGGTTCGATCTCTTCACAAGAATCAAAAAAGCAGGTTCATGCGATGCGTGATCGATGTGATCTAATGATTATCGGCGGCAATACAGTAAGAGTTGACAAACCGACGCTTGATGCACGTTTGGTCAATGGAAAAGCACCCGATGTTTTAATTATCTCCAGGGAAAAAGAGTTTGATCAAACGATCCCTCTTTTTGGTGTAGAAAACAGAAAAGTTTTTATAGCGGATAATTTTGAATTGATCAAAGAGTATAAAAATATTATGATTGAGGGCGGTGATACTCTTTACAGTTTAACAAAAGAGTTTGTAGACCTTTACTTGTGTTATTTGGCACCAAAAATAGGCGGTAAAAGAGTATTTGAAAATATTGATGACGAGTTAGAGATTTTAAATGCAGATAAAGCGGGCGAAGATATAATTATGTGGATGAAAAGAAGGGGTAAATAG
- a CDS encoding ribosome maturation factor encodes MSLQNDIESLVKSVGLELYDTSVVSEFGETIYRVAVISPEFEDGKRKGVTMDECVDLTHLISPLLDVTPPVSGEYRLEVGSPGLERKLTTLEHFAKSLNENIAFTTMENEKIKAKLVNVDGSKLTFENEDGTTELEFNDIRKAKTYFEWK; translated from the coding sequence ATGAGCTTACAAAATGATATAGAATCTTTAGTAAAATCTGTTGGCCTAGAACTGTATGATACTTCAGTTGTGTCTGAATTTGGTGAAACTATCTATAGAGTTGCTGTCATCTCTCCTGAATTTGAAGATGGTAAAAGAAAAGGTGTAACGATGGATGAATGTGTTGACCTGACACATTTAATCTCTCCACTTTTAGATGTAACACCTCCGGTTTCAGGTGAGTATAGACTTGAAGTAGGTTCTCCAGGTTTAGAGAGAAAACTGACAACTCTTGAGCATTTTGCAAAGTCTCTAAACGAAAATATTGCTTTTACGACAATGGAAAATGAGAAAATAAAAGCAAAACTCGTAAATGTTGATGGTTCTAAGCTTACATTTGAAAATGAAGATGGAACTACAGAGCTAGAGTTTAACGACATTAGAAAAGCTAAAACTTATTTTGAATGGAAATAG
- the ubiE gene encoding bifunctional demethylmenaquinone methyltransferase/2-methoxy-6-polyprenyl-1,4-benzoquinol methylase UbiE, whose protein sequence is MEKQEKIVSMFDDIASTYDTANRVMSMGVDIAWRKKACDLAYDYLGKKEIDRIIDVACGTGDMMGHWQKQASKADIKIDEIVGVDPSNGMVDVARKKFPEFNYHISKATEIPLEDANADIVSITYGIRNVVERQEAFYEFNRVLKQGGLVVILEFMKQEKKTLKDKIRDFYMHKILPYVGGAISKNLEAYTYLPDSIENFVTIEGMQAELEKAGFEMLYTQSFSMDISTLFIARKK, encoded by the coding sequence ATGGAAAAACAAGAAAAAATTGTTTCAATGTTTGATGATATTGCATCAACTTACGATACTGCTAATCGTGTTATGAGCATGGGTGTAGATATCGCTTGGAGAAAAAAAGCTTGTGATTTGGCATATGATTATCTCGGGAAAAAAGAGATAGATAGAATTATCGATGTTGCCTGTGGAACAGGTGATATGATGGGTCATTGGCAAAAACAGGCATCAAAAGCAGATATCAAGATCGATGAGATCGTAGGTGTTGATCCATCAAACGGAATGGTTGACGTAGCACGTAAAAAATTTCCTGAGTTTAATTACCACATCTCTAAAGCAACAGAGATACCTTTAGAAGATGCTAATGCAGACATTGTAAGTATCACTTACGGTATCCGTAATGTTGTTGAGCGTCAAGAAGCCTTTTATGAATTTAACAGAGTACTTAAACAAGGTGGTCTTGTTGTGATCTTAGAGTTTATGAAACAAGAGAAAAAAACTTTAAAAGACAAAATCAGAGATTTTTATATGCATAAGATTTTACCTTACGTAGGCGGTGCTATCTCTAAAAACCTAGAAGCGTACACTTATCTTCCAGATTCTATTGAGAACTTTGTAACGATTGAGGGGATGCAGGCAGAACTTGAGAAAGCCGGCTTTGAGATGCTTTATACACAAAGTTTCTCTATGGATATCTCTACACTCTTCATTGCGAGAAAAAAATAG